The sequence CAGGTGAGCTTGACCTCACAGCCACACAACTCTCACAGGGTGCCAATGGCTGGCAGatcatctcttcctcctctggggctACCCCTACCTCAAAGGAACAGAGTGGCAGCAGTACCAATGGCAGCAATGGCAGTGAGTCTTCCAAGAATCGCACAGTCTCTGGTGGGCAGTATGTTGTGGCTGCCACGTCCAACTTACAGAACCAGCAAGTCCTGACAGGATTACCTGGAGTGATGCCTAATATTCAGTATCAAGTAATCCCACAGTTCCAGACCGTTGATGGGCAACAGCTGCAATTCGCTGCCACTGGGGCCCAAGTGCAGCAGGATGGTTCTGGTCAAATACAGATCATACCAGGTGCAAACCAACAGATCATCACAAATCGAGGAAGTGGAGGCAACATCATTGCTGCTATGCCAAATCTACTCCAGCAGGCTGTCCCCCTTCAAGGCCTGGCTAATAATGTACTCTCAGGACAGACTCAGTATGTGACCAATGTACCAGTGGCCCTAAATGGGAATATCACCTTGCTACCTGTCAACAGCGTTTCTGCAGCTACCTTGACTCCTAGCTCTCAGGCAGTCACTATCAGCAGCTCTGGGTCCCAAGAGAGTGGTTCACAGCCTGCCACCTCAGGGACTGCCATCAGTTCTGCCAGTTTGGTATCATCACAAGCCAGTTCCAGCTCCTTTTTCACCAATGCCAATAGCTACTCAACAACTACTACCACCAGCAACATGGGAATTATGAACTTTACCACCAGCGGATCAGCAGGGACCAACTCTCAAGGGCAGACACCCCAGAGGGTCAGTGGGCTACAGGGGTCTGATGCTCTAAACATCCAACAGAACCAGACATCTGGAGGCTCTCTGCAAGCAAGTCAACAAAAAGAGGGAGAGCAGAACCAGCAGACACAGCAACAGCAGCAAATTCTTATCCAGCCTCAGCTTGTTCAAGGGGGACAGGCTCTCCAGGCCCTCCAAGCAGCACCATTGTCAGGGCAGACCTTTACAACTCAAGCTATCTCCCAGGAAACCCTCCAGAATCTCCAGCTTCAGGCTGTTCCAAACTCTGGCCCCATCATCATCCGGACACCAACAGTGGGGCCCAATGGACAGGTCAGTTGGCAGACTCTTCAGCTGCAGAATCTCCAAGTTCAGAACCCACAGGCCCAGACAATCACCTTGGCCCCAATGCAGGGCGTTTCCTTGGGGCAGACCAGCAGCAGCAATACCACCCTTACACCCATTGCCTCAGCTGCCTCCATCCCTACCGGCACAGTCACTGTGAATGCTGCTCAGCTCTCCTCCATGCCTGGCCTCCAGACCATTAACCTCAGTGCATTGGGTGCTTCAGGAATCCAGGTGCACCAGCTTCCAAGCCTGCCCTTGGCTATAGCAAATGCCCCAGGTAAGCCTCCaatcttttatattaatttccagAGCTAAATAGCATCTTAACTGCAACCGTTGGGTctaaggaaggaaatagacactTTCGTGGGTAACAGTTTCTTGAGGGCAAGTTGATTAGAGAAATGGCAATGATTCTCTTTAAGTCATTTGGAACTGACTTAACGGAAACTTTTTTTCAGTTAATCTCACGAGAAAGGAGCACTTCTGGGCAGCGTCCCTGGGGTCACTGTACTTCCAGTGCCTTTGGTGCTACAGAACAAGGGTCGGCAACTTTTtatgtaaagggccagatagtaaatattttagggctTGTGAGACATGtagtattctttttgttttgtttcgttttttgcaactttttaaaaacgtaAAACCATTCTTACCTCAAGGGCTTTATTTGGCGTATAAGCCCACCCCTTTGTAAGATAAGAATTGATTATAAACTTGACCTCTTTGTATGACAGTTACTAAATAATCAGATATTTCTTATGAGCTGTAAGTCTTAAGTGAGGGAAAAGTGACGTAGTGGATTCCGgaagaatttttaatgaaataaatttcatgGTTAATTTTTAGTTAGCTAGAGTATCCTAATTTTCTGAGCAAGCCGGttaattaaagtttaattttttaaacttctggttACCTTAAAAGTGGAATCCGTCTGCCTCCCCTTACACTAATGTATATTTTCAGTAAGCTTGCTGGGTGGTTCTGGTACTTCCTAGATGAGAAAACCACTTCCTAGACTGCTTTGAAAGTAATGTATGGTTGAGAAGggagggtagagaaagggagCATGGCCTGGAATGGAGTGGGGAGGTGGAGTTGAGAGGAGTTAGGAATAAGGAGAGCATTGAAGGGAAAAAGAGTCCTTCGGGAAGAGGTATGTATTGGAATGTATGTTGAATCAGTTGACCACaatattcaattattcattttgAACAGTGTTTCACTGTTGgttaatttgaaatttgaaacgtgtccatttaaaaaagtgaaagtcTGTttagaattttgtcattttaaattctGTGGCAATAGAGCTAATCTTTAATAAAGTACAAGAAGATGATTCTATAGATTTTTATATTCTGCcatgatatataaaaattatgatgGGAAGTAGTTTAATGTCACCAAACTTCTAGTTCTGTTGGAATACATGTGGGTTTATGAATTGTTTAGAGTtctcagttcattttttaaaaaagttttaagtaatctctacaccccacgtggggcttgaactcgtgactctgagaccaagagttcaatgcttttctgactgatcaggcaggtgccccaagttctcatttcatttatactGGTTTTTACATTAAAGAGGATAATAAGTAGACAACCATATTTCCTGTCTCCTGCAATTTTGGAAAatggtgatggggggggggggggatctgttCAAGTTCCCTAACTTTTTTACATTCTTGAGGTCATGTTTAGAATGATGACATTTTGAGCCTTAAGAtaacaattttcttaataaattggAGATCTTGGAATAGAAAGTTAGAGCTGGAAGGGGCCTAAGAAATCATCTAGTACAACTGCCTTATTTTCTAGAAGAGGATATTGAGGTATGAAGAAGCAGTTAAGTGGCCAGACTACAGCCAGAGCTAGGGCTTGTGGTTAGTTCTAGTCTAAGGCATTCCCTGTTAGTTTTAACTTAGGACATGAGAAATCTTTAGAtcgttaaaaatgttttagaaaagctGTCTTTGCTTCTTTGAAATTTAATGTTCTAGAGTTGGCCAAGTGTTTTATAGGCTAAAAATTATGATAGTAGAAATGGGAAAAAGTTAATGAAAACGAAATTCAGCAGCCTGGAAAATTAGACACTTTGCTGGATAACCTTTACTagcatgtttgttttctctttgctcttagGTTGTTGTATCCAGCAGTTTTGCTCTTTGTCAAAGGAAGGCAAAACTGCGAGATTGTTCCAGTTAGTAATAATTTGGATCcttgcaatttttaaaaggtttataacTTAGGCTCTGGAGAACAGTTATGAGGTACTCTCATTGCTAAATCATGCTCTGGGGAAGCCTGCCATTTAATATGTCATAGGATAGGGCTACCTAGCTATTATTGATGGTCTCTGAGCTCAAGAAAATGCATGCCTTTCTGTAAAGTAGCAGCAGCTTGACATTCACTAATGAAAGAATGAGCCTCTGAAAGGCCATTTTGTGAGAGTTGGGATTGGTTGCTTCATTAATAGTGGTTTCTGAAGAgaaaagtttccttctttttggttAGTCTTCtgcaacatttttttccccttcagttgATCTAACTTTATCCTTAATGAAAGCTAATAAAATCGTTTCCTAGAAGCCTTAATGCTGTTCAGCAGTTGCATGGCTGCTAAAAATGGCTCATTTTACCCCCTTACTGGTATATAGTGATTTTACTGGAAAAGCTCAATCTCTTGCCAGTATAATGTAGTAGAAAGAGCATTGAATGTGAAGTCCTGTTGTGAGGTATAGCTTGGTGGATAGATACATAGCATTCTACAAAATGAGACTTTATTACATGGTTGTGGAAGCCTGCAGCCTCCTTGGTGTTcactttgtttacttttattatttttaaaaatcatcttttagaAATCATTTAAGCTCCCCTGTTGactttcactgtttatttttgtttgctgaaTACACAGGCAAAAGCACAAACTTAGAACCAAAGTAAGCCAGCCATCTCAATATCCTGTGTTTTTTATGGCTCAGCCCCTGGTGGGTGGTAGTGAGGAAGGGACCACCCAGTAAACTAAGTTTAATTTCTAGACAGTGAAATGATCTATGGGCTCCgaggggtttttgttgttgttgttttgttttaagttatcTGCAgcttgttttgttctcttttaaatCAACACCCTTTCCTCTCATTTTGTAGTTACACTCTCacagatcttgtttttttttccagtttaaagCTTCAGGTTTTTTCTCAGACACTGCTATGTCCTGAAAACTCTTCTAccaggttggggggtgggggtgcagcttTGAAAGACAGTTTGTATGACTTCGTGGGAGTTCTGCCTAATAAAGAGTTCAGGGCTGGTCTTTGGCAGGAGAATAGAACATATTTCCTTGATGGCTATAATTCACTCAGGCAAATTTCaggcactaaaaataaaaatttcacatcTGCTTGGTTTTATCGGGGTCAGGAAAATGTCTTCTCTTAGAAGTTAAGTTAAATGTGATACCAGAGTTAGTTTGCCAACAGTGTCGCTAAACTTGCGGTCAGATTGCTGAGACCTAATTTGTTAAAAAGTTGCATTTTAGACTAGGGTACCTGGACAATGTAAATGGGTTTAGCTGATTTGAATGTGTTTAGAATTATTCTAGGgca is a genomic window of Acinonyx jubatus isolate Ajub_Pintada_27869175 chromosome B4, VMU_Ajub_asm_v1.0, whole genome shotgun sequence containing:
- the SP1 gene encoding transcription factor Sp1 — translated: MSDQDHSMDEMTAVVKIEKGVGGNNGGNGNGGGAFSQARSSSTGSNSSGGGGGQESQPSPLALLAATCSRIESPNENSNNSQGPSQSGGTGELDLTATQLSQGANGWQIISSSSGATPTSKEQSGSSTNGSNGSESSKNRTVSGGQYVVAATSNLQNQQVLTGLPGVMPNIQYQVIPQFQTVDGQQLQFAATGAQVQQDGSGQIQIIPGANQQIITNRGSGGNIIAAMPNLLQQAVPLQGLANNVLSGQTQYVTNVPVALNGNITLLPVNSVSAATLTPSSQAVTISSSGSQESGSQPATSGTAISSASLVSSQASSSSFFTNANSYSTTTTTSNMGIMNFTTSGSAGTNSQGQTPQRVSGLQGSDALNIQQNQTSGGSLQASQQKEGEQNQQTQQQQQILIQPQLVQGGQALQALQAAPLSGQTFTTQAISQETLQNLQLQAVPNSGPIIIRTPTVGPNGQVSWQTLQLQNLQVQNPQAQTITLAPMQGVSLGQTSSSNTTLTPIASAASIPTGTVTVNAAQLSSMPGLQTINLSALGASGIQVHQLPSLPLAIANAPGDHGAQLGLHGAGGDGIHDDTAGGEEGENSPDPQPQAGRRTRREACTCPYCKDSEGRGSGDPGKKKQHICHIQGCGKVYGKTSHLRAHLRWHTGERPFMCTWSYCGKRFTRSDELQRHKRTHTGEKKFACPECPKRFMRSDHLSKHIKTHQNKKGGPGVSLSVGTLPLDSGAGSEGSGTATPSALITTNMVAMEAICPEGIARLANSGINVMQVADLQSINISGNGF